Within Etheostoma cragini isolate CJK2018 chromosome 24, CSU_Ecrag_1.0, whole genome shotgun sequence, the genomic segment TTAACCTACCTAGCTAGCTCACATGCTAATGCTAGCCGGTTAACGGTTACTCACGGCGCTGGAGAACTTGACACACGGTCCTGGTCGCCATTGGAAACAATATTTctacacatacataaaacaacGTATACTAGATACGAAagggcaaataaataaatctatgtCACTTATGCCTCTGAGTGAAGGACGCCATGCCTATTTCGTGTGCAACAATAATTAGATCCGGGTAGGAACTGAAGACCAGGGGCGGAAAGGTCCGTGAAGATGACGGTGTGCTGTCCCATTTTATAACAGCAGGTGTCGCTGTTGGCAGTCATTTCCAGTAGGCTAACGTAAAGGTAACCCTGcaatactttgttacattcagtagagagagggggcggggaaTATCTGTCAGCACCATTTTTAATCAACAGTCTCTAACGACATAATATATCTCTGTAGAATACATCTTTGATATTTCTTTAGGCACTTGTACTAAAGTTTAGATATTTATGGCGTCCCTTAACAATTTAATTCTGAATCTCTGTTTCCTAAGTGTTGAAAGTCTGTTGCTCTTAAACTGATTGGATGGAATCCAAAGTTATGATCTTGGCTCTAAAGTCTCACATGTCCCAATATCATCCTCTAATGGCCTCTAATGGAATTCAGAATTTGACAAATGCTCGTTGGATTTTTCAGTACCAGAATCAGCGGTAAGTGTTGGCACTAATGGCAGCAGCAGTAACAGCAGGACGCCTGGCCAGGAAACCCAGCCGCAGGACCAAAACATTATAAATCATCTCGCACAGGCCAAGATGGAGCCAGATTACAGCTAAATAGCGAAGCTGAAAGGCTACTTTCACTGTGAGTGCAATTCTATTGACCTCTGGAGGTTAAATTAAAAGAAGAGAGACACAACTTTGAAGTTGTAAATGACACTCAGTTGGAGCTGCTTTTAACAATGAAAGCAAAATATAAGTTGCTTTACCACTACAGTCACACAAAAATTATAATTCAACAATAAATACGCATGACACATTTGTgcataaagatttattttttgttgaaaataagtgTTTCTCACATTGAACCACTAACACGTCTGATGTGACTTAAGATAAATGACCTAAACACTGACACTGATGTTCACTTCATACAATGTAACAAGGCATTTGTATCATCTGTAAGGTGTTTAgacaagtgtttgtgtgtttgtttgaacgACTGATTGAATGTTTGATACTGTCTCTTTGGGTGAGATTGATTGTACTCAATGTCAGTGTGACAGGACAACTTTATGCACGCGTCATCCACAGTATGTCAACATTTGGGATCTTCTGAATGACTTTCCCCAAAGGTGCggtttcctttttaaacattcgttcatctattcattcattcatagtTAGGCGGGCCTGCTGTAAAATGAGCCTCCAGTTAGACTCCTTCACAGTGGATTTACTTGACATCCGTTCGGATACTTGGTGATTGGACTCGCACTGTCCCAAGGTCCCAaaagtgcaaaaagaaaaatacaagcAGAAGAAAAGAGGACCAATAACACACTGCCATCACTGCTTGGATGTATGGCTGGTTTCCCAAAAAGCATTTAGCACTATAATCCTTGTTGTTGATGGCTTTTACAATGGTTTTGGCACCGTGCTGCCTTTGGGAAACCCCCGAACATTTGCTCCTAATAATCAGCATGGTGATGAATGTGGGAGGtcaagtgttgttgtttttctttcaaggGAAAAATCCACCCTGTGTCCGAGGAGGGAtgtatgttgacattttattttccattgacCTCCTTTCTCTACTTCTGCTTCAGTTTGGGATTTCTTACATTTCCAAGAATGCCTCTTGATCAGAGCACAGGCCTAAACTGATAGATACAGAAAGCAGATTGAAACTGTTTTAGAATTGGATTTTCCCTTGCAATCCCCCCCATCTTCAATCTATCTAACATGAATTCATTTGCATTCTAGTTCCTaaccatccacccatccatcacCCCTCCAGCAGGCTGCTACTGTATGCTGCAGGCGGGGCAGCAGGCCTCTCTCCGGTCCGGCAAAGGGCAGAAGTCCATCTGCCTCACGATCTCGGCAAAAAGCTCGTCCACCATGGTCTTGCTCTTGGCCGATGTCTCCATGAAGGGGCAGCCCCAATCCTCGGCCAACGCCTGGCCCTCGCTGGGGGAcacttccctctcctcctccaggtcCACCTTATTACCCACCAGCACCACCGGGACCTGCTGATACCTGTAATTGAGACAGACAGTAATATCAGAGGCCTTCTCCCCCGCTGGGTGTGTTTTGTTACAGACCGGGACTACAGAAACATCCTGATACCTAAGGGAGAAAAgaggggagggaaggagagactAAACTCAGtgacaacatgtgtgtgtgcgtgcattgtTGGCCTACATATTGTATTTGTTAGATGCTGAAACAATAAGGGGTTCGAACAATGCACAATGGAACAAGAGGAGAGGGATAAACTACATCCAGCTACATTCAGTTGCAGCTTCCCAGAAGGCCTCCATCGCTCCCCGGGTGTCTAATATCAGTAGGCGGTCACCACGAAAACAATAATTGCCTCTTTTCAATGTTCCGATGCTCTATTCATTCTGGGATACATTATATATGTGTTAGCATGGCATGCAAGCTGTACATTTAATggctttcaattcttgtttaaaatcattttccCTTTACTTTGCATCATTTTTATCATGCATGAAGCATGTCTTAACAGATCAAAAGCTTTCTTCCCCCAGCGTGTGGCTGACGATCCCAGTCCTCTTCCATCCATCAATACAAAGAAACCAGGCTGGGGAGAGTAATGGTATAGGTTATTGAATAATTGAATACAGCTAATGTGCTGCTCTTGCATCGGGGGTATGAACATTGGTCTTGGAAATAACATATAGTTAAAATATTCAGCTTTAGATTTGTGCATCCCTTCATTTAAATCTCATCACGGTGTTGACATGGGGACAGCAAAATATAATGTAGATAATCTACATATTTTAGGGGAAGAGTAGACActtttaatataatatgtttaaaGGGTCAATTCACTCAAATCCCACAAAAAGTTGTTTGAATTGCACATAAGAACAAGGTTAAATGATAAATTATGGCAAATGGTAGACTTTAAAGTGTAGAGTTATTGTGCAAGATTTTTGAAGTCATAAACTAAACCAACGCAGATCAAGTTGGATATATGGGAGCATCTAAAGAAATGAGCAGTTCCAATGAATGTAACCAGAGTAACCAGGATGTTGCTTCTGGAAACATATGCAAACATAATTTGTGGCGACAGTTGTTTCACAAACGTGTTGGTACAGTAAGCTCGTTACGGTACAAAGACAGTTACTTTGATCAGGCACTAgatatttcatttcatatagACGTCCTTCACGTTTTCTCTGATTAAATAACTGCAGGATGTCAATTACAGAGGGTATATATTCTCACAACAGGCAATGGGCACAGACCACCTAATAGCCTCGGCCATCAGTCATTCCTAAGTGCTTTCGGGGGCCTGGCTTATTGATCTGCTGGTGCTATTGAGAAATGCGCTCTTATCTACAAATTGGTGGCCTGCTGCCACACTTCTCAGCTGGGAGAAGAGCTGAGGCGTGGAAAAGAGTTGGCAAATGTCTCACTGAGCAGAAGAGGGACCAGAGATCTGGAGGAAATGAGTGCAGGCAGCGGAGTGGAGGACACATGAGCACCTGCTGGATCTGCTGAAGTGTCCGTGAGGATTACAGTGGGCCCTGCTAGTTTCAAGGGTACTAATCTGTGGCTGAACCTGACCTCCCAGAGGAATTCACACATGAAGTGCAAATGGGAAATTATTACAAATAACGTCAGCAACTTCCTCCGACAGCGATCGGTCGACAAACAAGCTTGAACACAAGCGGGGAAAACTCGTGCAGAAAAATTCTAATGTCAAAGACTTCCCTGCAGCTTGACATTTTCCCTCACAGCGGCCGCagtgtgcaacacacacacacacaaaaacagcagcTGACCTCAGCAGGACAAGCATCTCGCATGGGCTGTGGGTTTGGAAAGCTGGAGTCTAGAGGGTGTGAAGTGTGAACAAGGAGAGCACCATGCAGACAAATGCAATCTGACAGCCTAGTAGGAGAAACTCTATATATAACTACAAAGACACGGGGAGAGCCAGCTTCTCAGGGTTGGGTAGGGAGTTTGTACAGAGATTGTTTGTTGCAGCATCAAACTCCCGCTCCCTCCTCACCAGATGAGGAGAAGCTGAAACTGCTCAACACAGCAAGAACAAAAGTCTCCCCATGGGGATTAACAGGTTGATATCATGTGTAATGGAAGAACATGTCACTTAGTATTTGGGTTGAAACATTGGGCGTTTTGCTAGCTGGTTTGCTTAATAGCTAAGAAGTGTCTCTACCTACTGTACAGTATAACTCGGCCTTATGACTGTAAATTtataacattgaaaataaacctttttcacATTCTGTCGTGGTTTGGATGAGATCTAAAATCCTTATTTTTGCAGAAGCGCTTCCAGTTCTTTGTGTTATTCTTCCCATGGGAAGTTGACATCgtagtatttccatttttctgcTATTTTATACGTCTATTTACTTCATTTCAGAAggaaatttactttttttattctaccaTATTTTCTTTGCGGATTAAGGTTTGACATGCAAAACCCATAACGAGCTTGTAAAATGTGACATATTGTTATAGAATAAACTACTCAACTGTACATAAAGTCAATTAAACTAGCTCCACCTCGACCTGCTACAACGTTAAaatactgtttatatatatcAATGGGTCAGTAATACAACAATATACCACTGACAGAGGCTATTCTCTATAGatagtgcttttattttgagcTTTGAAGCTGCAtgattttatattaacaaatcaaaataaaatagctaCGTGTTACAGGTAAAAAGGGTCAATCATAGTAGCACACTTACAactttaagtagttttaaaaAGCCGTGTCAGCTCCCTGAATGTTCTCATGGTACCAAGGCTTTAGAAGTACAGTTCAACGCTTATGTTTTTCCTGAAGTGGTTTTACTCTACAGGTTCTATGAATATAAATCAGGCAAAATTACCAACATTGCTAACTTGTTCCTGGTCCAGCACAAGAGTTGGCAGCCAAGCACTATGGGAATTATCAGCAGAGTTGGAATGTGTTTGGGTTGCTTGGCTGAAACTACCAGCTGTATGAAaatgcagctttttgttttcGAAATGCAGTGGGCGAGTTGTCAGATTGGATTTATGGAATAGGCAACAGCAGGTGGCTGAGCTAATGAAATTTTACAGAGCTATGGATGTTAAAATCTGTATTGATCTCTATAATAtcgctgtaaaaaaaatctttctgaACGATACTGTGAGTATGTTTCTGAGGGAGTCCATGGCGATCATAAAAAGCCATCATCTGTACGTCCAATTGGGAAAAGCTAGTCTTGCAATCCCTCACCTATCTCCACGGTGCTGTGCAGTAAGGtttggctacaccacacatacattctgggatatgAGGAAAAAAACGCACTGGGCATTTCTATGAACCAATCACGGCCGTCTCTCTGAGCTCCGGACGGTGCACAATCTCAGGTCTAACGAAGgcacttgttttggtggaacagtTGCATCCCGCAAAAGAAATTACCACATGAAgttttaaatgaagttaactgttcccATAATACAGTAACGGGAGCTAGTAAATGATCTGGATACGGGGTTAAAGTTACCAGTGTGTCACTGTATACTGGATTTTGTCCATAGCAATCCTTGCCTTCCATCCcaaagttagttagttagaaaGTAAAGGCCGTAAACACATTCCTTGTAAATCTGCgtgccattttcagcatgtgaCGTTAGCTCACTAACTCGGAGGTTGTTAGCGCTGTGAAGGGGCGATGTCTGACTTTCTGacgtacttccgttgatccagactagtgAAAAGCCGCTGCTGCATTCTCATTAGTGGAGTGTTAAATAACTTTTGCTGTTATACATTTGACCTTTACAGCACACAAAAACTAGTTACGGCCATTTGCCTCCGCAGGGTGTTATTCCTGTTGGGGGGGAGGCAAACTCACAAACACTTCCACACACAGAGAATCATTGTTTACaactcacacaaaaaaagatggcCTCTACATTTTCCACTGAGCCTCAGGGTACAACAGCCTCATTAAGGCTACCTGCTGTGCTAAATAGCTACATTGAACTCGCTTGCATGTTTTCACAAGCCCCAAAGCACCAgcaaacacgtacacacatacaaaaaaacagtcgGGCATCTCCAACGTGAAGCCCTCCAACCCTGCAGTCGCCTTTTCTTTGCTCTCTGTATCTTCTGTTAATTAGCAGTTGGAGCAGATACACTGTGACAGCCAGCTGAATGCATGCATCTGTTTGTAGGAGCGGACAGAAGAATCCCAGGCCCTTTGGTGTAGTGCCTACGCTGTGTTAACTCCCAGAGGGAGAACGAAGCTTCTATAGCTAATTTAGCGCCTAGCATCCCGGCAACATGAAGAGGAAagcaaggaaaaaaataacacaaccacattcctgtgataaacagacacaaagagggCCTGCACAGCAGATGGAAAAGGtctttaatcttttcttttttttttattatgaagccCCAGGCTTCATTTCCATCTTTAATGGTGCCGCGCAGCTCCTCCAGATAATCGTATTTTCTTTCCTGCAGATGCAAAGGCAGTATAGGCAGTATGGGAGTAGACATGTGTTAATTAGTTGTATTACTCCTACTGTTCTGTGCAGCTAAACAAAGACAATAATTCAAAGTGAGATTAAACGATGTGTAAAGTAACAAAGTGTGAGGAAACttaaatgttattaatgttCCAGATTTCATTCCTAATCCCACCTACGAAGCTCTGATTGTTTTTCCAACCCCAGACCTGAAGACCCCAGACTTGAGATGCTGAAAAAAAGGACAGCAATTAAGAGATCTGGAACCAGGCCCCTTCAGTCCTCTGTTATTCCAAAATACTTACTAATCTGGAATCCTAATTGATCTCCGGTTTTCAGTTCTGTAGTTTATTAGACCTAAATGTGGGAAAACCCAGATACAGATCAAAGCAATGCCATTTTTTCCTAAGGGGTCACAACACACAAATTGGGGGGTTGCTTGTAAATTATATCCACCTCCTTGGGACTCCAAAACAGTCTGGGAAAGGACGACCCTCTTTGGAACTATTTGGAAGCCAGGGACAAGTTCAACCCGTGCCAAGGTGTTGCAAGTATAGACCCTTTGCTTTAAAGACTGTCATATCTGTTTTCAGATATTTCAGAGCTGCCAGAAAGCTACAAGTCATTTTTGAGTGTGATATATTGAAGATAATAGTGAAAACCCTTTCCACAGAGTTACACACCAACAATGAGTACCTTACTGGAGGCTCTCTTTAACTCCCATTTTAAACCAAGCTGGCTGCTTTACAACTCTCTCCTTGATGGCAAATGCTAAATGTCTGAGGTCAGGAAGTTGCTTTGGGCCTACACCAAACTGCCCCCTGGGATATGTAGCTTGGGTCTCTCCACCCTTTTCCCAAGATGCTCACCTCCTGCTATTAGACACAGCATCAGTGCAGCGTGAAAATGCAGCTCAAGTGCTTTGAACGTGCCTCCTCCTCCGGGGTTCTATGATAACCCTTCACATGCAAACGTGGAGATTATTAGATTGGGAGGAGGGCTACACCCAGATGTTTTCACAGATAGCAACTGAAATGGAGTTTATTGGGTTGGTCTGTGAGGTGCTTAGGTCTACAGAGGGTGGAGTGTGTCAGAGAAAACATGCATAAGTTATACACACTTGTcatgaaaagcacaatatttaATCATGTCAGAGCGTCTCATATAGATTTCCTCATTCTTTCTGCTGAAATATATAATAACCAATTAGGTAGATGCAGTGCAGACTTTTGTTTCAGCTAGTTTCAGCTTTGGGACCAATTGGCGGGGcctgctgtggacaaagtacacagtGATACACTTgtaagagcaaattatgtttaactaTGTGTACAGCAGGACATGGGACGGAGGTGTGGGGCAGGCCAACCAGGTGTTTATTGCACCAACAATGACCACATAAAATGGCAGCCATGGGCTCAACAAACTAAACTGAGGACCACAGGTAGCGTGGGGTCCTGACAGCAGCGGTGCCTGACGTAAACCGGCAGCCTTTTATAGCCTGCCACCGACAATGACGCAGACCCTACCACAGTCCAAGGGAAACCTGAAATTCACTTGACATTAACAACTATGCAAACCacaaggagccagttgaggtggtccgggcatctggtaaggatgccttcctgggcgcctccctagggaggtgttccaggcccGTCCAGCTGGGAGGTCCAGCTAGCAAATTTAAATAGCTTGTTACTGTAACTGTGAacagttaatatttaatattgaatgtggcgttttctttgcggggtgcaaatgttctgAGACCATTTTGATAAGCTGTCAAAGTAGAACACATCCTTCTGCAGCCACCCCCTGCAAAGGCATGCTGGTTTATGTCTCCCTAATGCAGGCCTGAAGTCTTCTTGGCTTCCAACCCAACACAATCCCATTAAAGTTCTAGTCAGTGGGCACATACTACATCTGTGTGGCGCTTGTTATTGCTGCTGCTGGCTCAGCAAGAAGTTGGGAAGAGGGAGGCTGATCTCCTGGAGACAACTAAGAGCTGATTGTGTTGCTAGTTTTATTAAAGATGGACAGCGTGGAGTCAAGTGAGGCCATGCTTAAATAAACAGATTACTGCATGTCCCTGCACTGTGCAATGATTTGGTTCTTTGAGACAAACCGTAATAAATTccatacaatgttttttttaaagcattgtaTAATATAGTGGgataaaaacatacagtaacaatCCCTACTTCAAACCCAGAGCAGTGTGAAATAAAAGTATGAAATATTTACAGATACACACTTGACAGCGGTGGTTGGTGCAGCGTAGGCAGCCGCATCAGGTGGCGGCTGGCTGGAGGCGGCACAGCACAgtttttccatctttttaattttcaaaggGGTTCCCTCATGCACTCGTCCCCACTGTGCCACGTCAGCTGTGACGCTCTTCTGCTTCCACTCGGCCTGTGACGTCTGTGCCACAGGAGCATTCAGTTCACTCCGGTTGATGGAGGTGAAGAGCACTGCACCAAACTGTGCCGgttaaattatgaattattactCAATTTGCAGttagataaataaatgtccCACTGcctattttattgaaaaaaagctgTAAGAGGGAAGATTAATAAGAGGAACACAGCATGTTagataagaaaaagaaattagacAGGAGACATTAGGACCGGCCTGTCTACTCTGTGTCAGTTTATCAGTCCTTCTGCAAAAgtcttttttacacatttggtACTTACTTTCATAATTTTGTggtaaggggggggggttatgtgcTGGACTATTCGGCAGTGAAATCCTGAAGTCTccgctggttgcctggcaacctcaagATAATAAAAAGATCTACGCCCTGCTAAGAAAAAGTCCAGCACTTAACCCTCCCATTAAACTACAACTTGTGATTTGTGTACTACATTTTTGTGTAGATTTGTCAATTAGTGAGCTGTAGAGGGGCTGGAaggctgattttctttttcttttcggACAGAGCCGAGCTAGCTGATTCCTCTGCATCAAGTCcttagctaagctaagctaaccatcttCATGCTGCACCTTCACATTTAGTGAACAGATATGAAAAGAGTCTCATTTTcctattatttttaacatttaaggcCCTGTGAGTTTGGCAGCCTCCCATTGCTAATCATCGGCCATCATGCAAATATAATGACCAATGATATGTCTTTGGCCAACTCTCCTGCATGTCCCCATAAACGTCATCTATAACCTGATTGAAAATGGAACCTTATATTTCAACATAATGGTCTTGCTGATACTATATTTTAAGTATGCTTGTGTTCACAGTGTCCTAGAGGGAGAAGTAAACAGGGATAACACACAACTCGGGTGTCCCAGGTGGACTCAATCTGGGCCGTGAACCCCCGGGCCGTCAGAAGATCCCGAATGGActgtttttaacctttaaaacagaaatcacTGACATAGCACCAAATCAATTACAGCTGTGGTCTGTCACGGTCATTAAGCAGATTAAGGGAGGCACTGAGTCCAAAACCCCGATGTCACCAACCAAAAGGAAAGATCCCACTCGTCCAGAGTTAGTcatgtgtgagagacagagaataTCAAACCCAGCGAGAGTTCAGCGGGTTGATCTATGACAGGTGAGCCGCAGCTGGGCTCTTATGAAGAACACATGAGCTGGTTGCAGCTTCTCACGGAGCGGTGGAGGGGATCCagacaggaaggaagaggagggagatgaGAGGATGTAAGTATGGGATGAATTCTGGGCCTAATTGTGAAAGATATCTACAAATCTGGTTGTGGTTCTTTAAGTGGGGGATCTATGGGCCCTTGGGAGGTTCCTGGGTGTACTCCGGCAAAACGAGGAatagttcaattttatttcactgtaaatgAATGAGGTAATGTCAAGGAATGGGTATGGTAATTAAAACTTTCTCTCCCACTAACACAACCAGCTTTTTGTGTCCATAATGCCCCAGGATGGGACCATTGTTGGGGGCCTAAAACAGAAGAACCTCATCCCTATTGCATCAGAATATATTTACAAGACAATAGACAGTGGTGCTTTATATAATACATCGGACTTTGTCTCACCTTTTCACCCTGATGATCTGGTCTCTCATGGGCTTGATGTCCTGAAAACTTTGCTGGTTGACCAGACTGTAGACCAGGATGAAGCCTTGGCCGTTCCTGATGTAAAGGTCCCTCATTGAGGCGAACTGCTCGGTGCCGGCTGTGTCGAGGATCTCCAGCACCGACGGAGAGGAGTCCACTTCGATCTCCTTTCTGTAGAAATCTTCAATGGTCGGATCGTACTTCTCTATAAATGTCCCGGTGACAAACTGGACCGTGAGGGCGGACTTCCCCACCCCGCCGCTGCCGAGCACCACCACCTTATACTCCCGCATAGCGCTCCTCCTGTGGACTTAAATCCGGCATGCAGAGAATAAAGTCTACAACAGCGGAAAAAAGAAGCGCATCCCCATAAACAGTAGTCTAGACTCCCACTACAGCCATGACACAGGGACAGCCAACGCTAACCGAGGTGCTCTTGCAGTTCAAGGCGGGATGCTGGAGCATGTAGCCTGGGTATGAGCAGCCACAGCCTCTACGGAAATATTCCCACGCTATCTTGCAGGGAAACCATTCCGGAGGCATCCATAATGCAATGAGGCGTCGGTGTGGTAAAATAAGACTGGCTATTATTAGAAACAACAACACGGCGCATCTTTTTATGTGCCGAGAAAACAGATGAGCTAACACTACATTTGTCTGCCCAGTGGGGTACAGTAGCCTACAGTTAAAGGCAAAGAGCCCGTTTCTCCTTAAGAAGGCTACAGTGCTGGGAATCCACGCCTCTGGATCGGTGCGTCCACTGGGTATGGGGGGTGATTAGTGCCGCCTGGAGACAGTGGAAGAATTGGAGGAAGATAGACAAAGATGTTAGAGAAACAACCTTATCATTATGGGAATTATACAACATCATGTGGTACTTTGGAGATCCCTTAGGAACAAAACTAAATCTACTAAATCATCTACATTTTGATAAGCTGTCAAAGTAGAACACATCCTTaacgtttattttttattttttgcaactTCTCTAAAGAATGACACATGTGTTTTGTGATCCCACACCCAGGACCCTGTACATGGGCATTCTCTATGGCCATTTAAACAGTGTTATTGACCCCTCATATATTTTCCTTCACTTTACACAAAAATCCTCCTCTGCAGTCACAGGAAATGACTTGGAAAACCATCAGTTAAAGAGTTTACTTGTCCCACTCTGAGGCCTTATCGTTATGTTCATCATCTGTgtcaaaaatcattaaaatgttattgtaaatCTTAAAACCAATTAGCTGAAACAAccttaaatgtcatttaaattagtCTGTGATCTGCTGTTTATTGACTTTCATGGCTCCCTTATGTGGACGTCAGGGACCAACAGGGGCTTTTGAGAGGGCCCCGAAGAAAAACTAGGGACCACCGACAGTTCAGGACTGAACTACCTTACTGGTCTATAGTTAGTCAGATACAATCCTGCAAATACAAATAGTGATTCTAACGTTTTTACACAAACAGGACCTTTAAATGACACGAATGAGAGATCCAGACGAAGcccttctttgattttctttatttctttctttcaatagATTTTACACTATCTTGCTGGAACCAAAGAAACATTTGACTATAGAACATAAAATAGCacaaaatatatgcaaaaagaatacatttaaaaatgattacattGAAACTATAAATCCGATGAGGGCCTTCTTGTCAATTTATCTTTATGTCTTTACTCTGTTGCTGGGGGACACTGCAACAATGATGGCCGGTCAGTCACAATTCAGAACCTGCAGTCTCCAGTGTAGTGCCCTCTGCTGGCTAAAGCTGTGAATTACACATTCCAGTTCCATTGTAAGGCAATGGGACAAGAGATCTCACTTCAGATTTGGGACACCAGAAGAAAAGATCAATGACTGTTCACTCTGTTGCAGTTCCCCCCGCCTTGGCCTTGTGGTGGCTGGTGCGCACATTAAAACcctaaaaatattattttttaaatataaagatacatattttaaataaaactgagaGAGGATTTGAGAAAAGAGACCCGTTCAAGTCTCCTTAATAAATTCCATACaagcttttaaaaacataaaaccttAAGCACGATGGACTCAAGATAAGGCAAA encodes:
- the LOC117939585 gene encoding ras-related protein Rap-2a-like, encoding MREYKVVVLGSGGVGKSALTVQFVTGTFIEKYDPTIEDFYRKEIEVDSSPSVLEILDTAGTEQFASMRDLYIRNGQGFILVYSLVNQQSFQDIKPMRDQIIRVKRYQQVPVVLVGNKVDLEEEREVSPSEGQALAEDWGCPFMETSAKSKTMVDELFAEIVRQMDFCPLPDRREACCPACSIQ